The genomic stretch GTGTAAAACGAGAGCGGTGTTTTTTTCTGCCGCAGAACAAActctgctgatggagctgtatgaaaaatacaagGATGTAATCgctaaaaaaggcaatactgtggccataaacacagccagggagttggcttggcaatgagttgcagacagactaaatgtgtaagttatgtaaatgttacaagtgtccagtacagtggcatggtggtacagtggtttatgCTGTCACCTTATACCACGAAAGTTCCAGGTTTGATCCCCATAGCCAACGGGGAACCTTCTGGGATGAGTTCAtgtgtcattcttactgtataatgttattCTGCATTATTTAATCTCCATAAAATACTTTCAGTCGCATAagtgtgaaatgttctgcacaaataaccatatcttgtctttgctattttactaataaactttcaaatcagacagtgactaaacaaaatataaaaaaatcttcctgttcatattattttaacattttttttcagtttcagtcattgcattttATGTTTGACCTTTCTAACATGGGTACGCTTTTACTTGAATCATTTTGCAATTAATTGGAATGTTGAGATGTGATTTTTTAAATaggctttattatatttattacatgacattAGTAGTGAGATCGCGGAATTTTATCCGACGAAACGATCTATTGGGAATCTGTTTAACTAAGTGAGACAGTTAACCTGGTCTGGATCAACCTTGTTCACTCACCTACAGAAAGTTACCATGGCAGCTCAGCAGGGATTAATTTAAGAGACTTTGATGGAACGGAATTCCTACTAaaatgagccagacttgtcgaaataggtcagactttcccttaatcctgcttcgtgTGACACCCCCCAGCAGGCGTGGCCCACAGCGTTATGGACGCGGATGGCGACCCAAAGTGTTCCCACTGAGGCTGTGCTGACGTTCACTAGTATCCGGTCCGAGTATGCAGATGGAGGGGGCTGCATGAGTCGGAACTCTGACCTGGAGGTAGCCATCGAGCTCCTAAAGCGCGCAGCTctgccaggccctgtcagctctcaggctgcctgccctgtaTGCGCAGTtgggccagttatgcggctgcagataagaggtcaggtgtgttcctctaccagactctgcccccccaggccctgtcagctctcaggctgtctgccctgcatgcgcagctgggccagttacgcGACTTATTGAGTTCACGGAcagctgtgtgtatgttttccCTCACTGCTGCTGGCTGACAGACAAATGATGACCCCTGAAGCGGTTAGTATTCTGTAATAAAATAGGACATTCTAGAGGGAGTGGCGCACGCTGATGACATCATGCACATTATGTCCACTGGGATGGAGAACAGGTGCAGGATGATGTTTAATGTTTCGTCATATTTAGACAGTAGTATCGCCCGGGCTAGTGGGGGCCAGGGGACCAGCTGGTACAAAAGCGGGGGGGCAGGGATGCGGGCAACAAGCTGATAGGCGCCCCCCCGTCTGACGCTCCCTGCTCACCCGCGAGTCCCAGGCCGGCGCGGCCATGGGCCAGTCGCTCACAGAGCAGGCGGCTCCATTGATAAGTAAAGCAGAGCCTTATTGAGGGGTGgggtagcggggggggggggggggggggattcactgtttgccggttgcattggaagctgtgtgtgggtgtagccCTGCACAgtaggtgctgaaggacagattcAGCCCATTAGCCCTGTAGGTGCTAAATTTAACCAAGAAGCTATTTAACCAGTTTCTTGACTGAGGATTGTGAATCAAATGCTGGTATTTAGTTCTGCTAATCAGGTGAATCACTCTGAATGTCACTGGGCacaaagggctgcatagaaaactgtccttcctgcctgcagtgtctctgtgtgctggagcctgatgtcactggttctcttctgctgtcatgagaAAATTAGGAAGCCGTCCTagtgaataaagcttaacatggcagatacatctttccaAATTACTGTACAACTCCAATTCCAAAAATTTTGGGACgttctgcaaattgtaaataaaaacagaatgcaatgatatggaaatctcataaacctatactttattcataacagaacacagaaaacatatcaaatgtttaaactgagaaaatgcatcAAGGTCTTCCCTGAAAGAGACGTcgtctggatgggagcatctgttgctctagaacctggatatacctttcagcactgatggtgcctttccagatatgcaggctgcccctgccatatgtactaatgcacccccacaccatcagatatgcaggctgcccctgccatatgtactaatgcacccccacaccatcagagatgctggcttttgaactgagtgctgataacacgctgggtggtccttctcctctttagtccggatgacatggtgtccctggtttccaaaaagaatttcaaatttagattcgactgaccacagaacagttttccactcagccgcagtccattttgaatgagctttggcccagagacgacgtcggtgattctggatcatcttcatatacggcttcttctttggatgatagagttttaactggcatctgtGTATGGCAGCGtgaattgtgttcactgacaatgtttgtgggaaatattcttgagcctatttagtgattccattacagtatcatgcctgtttgtgatgcagtgctgcctaagggccaaaatatcacaggcatctagtctggtttttcacagagatttctccagattctcagaaTCTTTTGACTACATTATGTGCTGTAgatgatgaaatattcaacctctttgcagttctatactgaggaacttctttctgaaattgctccactatttgtcagtgcagtattagggggattgtgaccctctgcccatctttacttcagagagacactgcaactctaagatgctctttttatacccagtcatgtTACTCACCAGTTGCCAACTAAcctaattatttgcaaattgttcctcaagctgttgggtttttgtactactaacttttccagcctcctattgcccctgtcccaacttttttgagacgtgttgctgtcatgaaattcaaaatgagccaatatttttcatgaaatagcaaaatgtctcagtttaaacatctgatatgttttctatactttgttatgaatataatacaggtttatgagatttccatatcattgcatcctgtttttatttacaatttgcacaatatcccaactttttggaattggtgttgtaatataccacaatgttattctttatctgcagtaacagcaattttaatggggaacttttcagcctttctgttacatttgtgtagatgaattgaggtctttatgtttctgcctaattcacagagaccaaatggaagaatgcagttcaaatctacatgataaatcgggtttatcatccatattgaaggtttgtatttattgctgatatatattttcttggctgttatgtcaattagcttttattttataaagctgtataataagaaattcatcgtgttaaagaaaatatgttttaaactatgattcttaagtgaaactctgaaaaggtttggtgtaagtagcaataattaactctgactgtttattttagacactagaggaaaaagccatgaagttcctaaaggacgagctgaagacgtttgtgaggtacctagatcagaattacccagaatgttttgagcctcagctggaggaggacaatgacctggactgtgatggtcagatgcagaagaccagtgttagagaggtagctctgaagatcacaatgtacatcctgaggaccatgaagcaaaatgatcttgctgacctgctggacaagagtaagaactttataatatcatgtacatgtacaatattgtgtaatcgtcttaggcagtcaaagaaaaggatgtttaaatggtctttatgttggtgtagaactactataatatgtatgtcaaagtgtgtttgccatttcagaacctctcccaacATCACCCCAATATTTGCTGATATTGTGCAGTATATccctgtatttttttacttgacgactaacacacctcatgtggctgatcaatatctcactgagttttaaattaatttaattaattcatgaagtgagctggtggtgaaatttaacaattacatggactggctgtggtgcccctgaggagaggtttgggaactgaaaaggggttttgtgttttttttggttctgagcagatatacacttactacccagataaatggctttaaacatttcctttggctgcctaaggcttattcacggtcctgtatatggtgttccagtaaaatactcatgataaaactttcagtttcacattcacagtcacagggaaatatctggatatgtatgtgtaaaaaaagtgtgtttttggaaaatattcagGATCACAGTGAGAATTAGTACATTTTCCTCTCACttcttttcaggacagctcatgctaCAGGAATTCAAAggtaaacttaagaagcaatttgagtgtgtatttgaagggaaagctaaggaaggacagccaacacttctcagtgagatttacacagaactctacataaccgaaggtgggactggagcagtgaatgatgaacatgaagtgagacagattgaaacagcatccaagaaaaggcgaacagaagatactacagtcaagtgcaatgatatatttaaacccttatgtgggcgtgagacacctatcagaactgtactcactaaaggggtggcaggtatcgggaaaacagtctctgtgcagaaatttattctcgactgggcagaaggaaaagcaaaccaggatgttcacttcatgtttgctcttcctttccgggacctgaatttgattaagggtgaatacagtctgattgaactgcttcaccactttgtcccagaactgaaatcatttcagtccactgagctgtttaggtacaaagtcttgttcatctttgatggcctggatgagtgtcgccttcctctcgattttcagaacaaagaaagctggtttgatgtaacaaagaaaacgtcactggatgtgctgttgactaatctcattaaggggaatctgctcccatccgctctcctctggataacctcccggccagcagcaaccaatcagatacctcctgagtgtgtccaccaggtgacagagatacgagggttcagtgatgcccagaaggaggagtatttcaagaagagatttaatgatcggaccctggccagcaggattatcacacatgtgaaatcatcaaggagcctcttcatcatgtgccacatacctgtgttctgttggatttcagccactgtgcttaagaggctttttagtgagactgacaggggagaaattccaaggactctgactgaaatgtacacacacttcctgatctttcaaacaagtttaaaaaatgacaagtatatgaaaaaccaagaaactaagcttaaggaatacagcaagcaattccttttaaaacttggtaatcTTGCTTTTGACAACCTGGAGAAAggaaatctcatattttatgagcaagatctgacagagaatggcattgatgtcagtgaagcttcagtttactctggagtgtgcacagaagtctttaaagaggagtatgggttgtaccaggagaaggtgtactgctttgtgcatctgagcatccaggagtatctcgctacTTTATATGTGttcctgtcaaactcatcagctaacctgctgaagactgcagtggatcaggcattagagagcaagaatggacacttggacctctacctccgcttcctcctgggcctctcaacagaatccagtaagactctgttacaaaggctgCTGGGACAGAGAAGAAAGAGATCACATGACATTAacaaaataaccaaatacatcaaggagaaaataaaggagaatttatctccagaaaggaccatcaacctgttccactgtctgaatgaactgggtgacaattccctagtagaggaagtacaaagatacctgaattcaggaaacatttcagcagatgacctctcacctgcacagtactcagctctggcctttgtgatgctgatgtcagatgaggagctggatgtgtttgacctgAAGAATTACATTAGATCAGAtaaacagcactgcaggctgctgcctgtggtcaagaactccaggacagctctgtaagtgacgtggggatgggaaatcatgtctggtctggccgtaatacatgaatattgtttgaaatgtgtaatatttattatatatttctcctcatggattaataagtgggttttattttgataatcacagctatagctgtttgtatagcagtagctaatccTGACCACagcctttataatgactgaaggtagtgatgtcactttttgtttgttactacgtttccattcccatccagtctgccttctgatcacaggcacagcatcctaacctgctatagaaacagtgagggctctttatccacagggtgtataagtggtatgtgagtgttattgtcagcaggcgtgttcatgtgatggagcccagagctgggagcttccgtatgactgctgtctctggctgctcactggcgccctctgctggcctcagctgcacctggctgaggatgtgacaACACATCTAGTCTGGcagacatagataaacattgtttaaaatgtaaaatgaatatgtatatatgtaatttatttcccctcttttatcaacaaggttcctttttaatctagtttatattaactgaaggtagtgatgtagtaaaaacaaaaagacaagatttccacgaccttcctttgtgtaacaaataaccaaagatacagcatcatacagaatggtccagatttcattaatagtgggaaaaccactcatgttcgtttcagttctggatgctgtaggaagcatttctgcaaatactgggtgtggtgcgtgactctttgggctcggactctgtgtccatgagcggaaggttgctggttcagatctcattttgagtcccccccccccaccaaacactgaatgcaatttcagttcagttttatttgtatagtgtgttttcacaacattacatcatctcaaagcacttttcagcatccctgcccaaagcccccagtgagcaaatcagaggggacagtggcatGGAAAAGCTCCATAGAAAGAAgaatccttgggaggaaccatagtcaaagggggagcccatcctccagggggcagcagaggaagccctaaccttaaccagactgaaagggggagcccatcctccagggggcagcagaggaagtaaaatgatcaagatggcaaagtcctaATTCACATTATCACATTATCATTACAaagcgggggggcagggaggtgatgacaggcaagtgctggagctgcttcagatggGGGGGCGAACAGTAGTACGGCAGCAGGGTAAACAgggaagatgtcacaggcagaagggtgagcaggccggaaggacgtcacaggtagtggagacgtcgcaggcagcagggtaggttggggtctccaggcagcatagcccagggggagtaggggaagtaaaatgtgcaattagccaaagtaggggagactagaggcagtgcaaacagttaggtgagtgcagtatgtaagctccggcagatatggctatggcagcataagtaggagggagaggcaagtgggaacacaggcatggggagtccctgaatgtcagcactccagttccacaagggggtgtgaagctaaagtgacagactgacagttcagtttatccaaagccaatggcaccgatccccacccagctctacacctcacactataggtctgactgggagtgagcagttatctagagctagaactagagtccttacaagctaaactaaacaggagtgttttagtctagacttgaatattgaaagtcagcctgaatcccacacatccggtggaagactattccacagctgaagagctctataagagaaagctctgcagcctgccgtagctctttctgccctgggtactaacagatatcctgctctttatgatggaagaaagcgaggagggttgtataaggccagcaggttactaaggtattctggtgcaaggccattcagtgttttataaatcaatagcagtattttgtagttaatccgagacttaactggaagccaatgaagggagcatagaacagggctaatataatcacatttattagtgtttgtaagaactctggctgctgcattttttttcagctgaagtttatgtgaggatccagatgggcacccagaaaggaaggcattacagtatccagcctggaagttataaaggtgttAGTGTTTCCGTTTCATGAcaggagagcatcttccgaagcttggcgaggttccgtacatgatagaacacagctttagtgatgctttttatatgagcatcgaaacataaatctgaatcaaccagaacaccaagatctctgaccactgtgtcatgttgggtaggaagaccaccaaggttgaggttgtcaaGCTTATTTCGAGCCGCCTTCGGACCAGTtaacagtacttctgtttttctgtgtttaacataaat from Brienomyrus brachyistius isolate T26 unplaced genomic scaffold, BBRACH_0.4 scaffold63, whole genome shotgun sequence encodes the following:
- the LOC125725229 gene encoding NLR family CARD domain-containing protein 3-like, whose amino-acid sequence is MDGSASEMRPPVGCKRKSPESVVMETDSPVPSCVSLKSDASMGKPLNFREGPFPTDQRDQMEECSSNLHDKSGLSSILKTLEEKAMKFLKDELKTFVRYLDQNYPECFEPQLEEDNDLDCDGQMQKTSVREVALKITMYILRTMKQNDLADLLDKRQLMLQEFKGKLKKQFECVFEGKAKEGQPTLLSEIYTELYITEGGTGAVNDEHEVRQIETASKKRRTEDTTVKCNDIFKPLCGRETPIRTVLTKGVAGIGKTVSVQKFILDWAEGKANQDVHFMFALPFRDLNLIKGEYSLIELLHHFVPELKSFQSTELFRYKVLFIFDGLDECRLPLDFQNKESWFDVTKKTSLDVLLTNLIKGNLLPSALLWITSRPAATNQIPPECVHQVTEIRGFSDAQKEEYFKKRFNDRTLASRIITHVKSSRSLFIMCHIPVFCWISATVLKRLFSETDRGEIPRTLTEMYTHFLIFQTSLKNDKYMKNQETKLKEYSKQFLLKLGNLAFDNLEKGNLIFYEQDLTENGIDVSEASVYSGVCTEVFKEEYGLYQEKVYCFVHLSIQEYLATLYVFLSNSSANLLKTAVDQALESKNGHLDLYLRFLLGLSTESSKTLLQRLLGQRRKRSHDINKITKYIKEKIKENLSPERTINLFHCLNELGDNSLVEEVQRYLNSGNISADDLSPAQYSALAFVMLMSDEELDVFDLKNYIRSDKQHCRLLPVVKNSRTALLNSCDLIDKHCEVLTSALRSNSSPLRELDLSDNNLKDSGVKLLSTALGDLHCKLEILRLSGCTVTEEGCSSLASALKLNPSHLRELDLSYNHPGDSGVKLLSAVLEDPSCKLEKLHVDHGGECRTRPGLQKYSCHLTLDPNTANRWLSLSGGNRKVTGGAKQPYPDHPERFDRYPQVLCRESLTGRCYWEAEWDGDAAWIGVTYKGIGRKGGSYDCGLGVNDKSWSLYCDTDSYSVCHNNKQTLIPIRPSGSHRVGLYLDWGAGALSFYRVSSDGLTPLHRFTSSFTESLYPGFYVYKNSSVSL